In Miscanthus floridulus cultivar M001 chromosome 19, ASM1932011v1, whole genome shotgun sequence, the DNA window ACTAAATATGCCAATATAGCTTCTGTACTCCTATTTTCTTACCCATCTAGCCATTGAACTTAATTATGCAAGACCAGTGTTATGAAATGTCCATATTAATGAATTACTACCCCTTGACGCACACATGTTTGATCCTCTTCTTTAAATAAAGATCATTCAGGCTAACACATTGAAACTTTATACTTGTTTTATTAACCTTTTGCCATACCGTCATGTTTGGCATGTTGTGTTCTAGTGTTGCTTTACGATGTCCACTGTAAAAAACACTTTTTCGCTTCATTGTCTATTTAAGAAGATTGTTGCTTTATGCTATCCACTGTAAAAAAACACTTTTTCGCTTCAGTGCCTATTTAAGAAGATTGTATTTTCTCCAATCTAACCTGTTGAGATAGCTTTTAGCCGTTTCACTATTTCTGGCAAAGAAATCCCATTATTTCATCTCAAAGCTACATTATTGTTATTGACAGGCAATATTAACCAGAAGAAACTCTTACAGTGGAATCAAATATTGTGATGAACCTGCTATATTTGCTTGGGAactcatgaatgagcctagatgTGTATCTAATTCATCGGGTCCTCATATTCAGGTAGCGTACTATTTGAAAACACCCTTTGCTTATAAAGTGGGCATATGAAATCATTAATTCCTTATAATTAAACCTGGAGTTAATTTGCAGGCTTGGATAGAAGAAATGGCTGCATATATTAAGAGTTTGGACACAAAGCATCTCATTACAGTTGGTATTGAAGGATTTTATGGCCCTGGGAGAGGTGAGAGGCTGGGTGTAAATCCTGGAGACTGGGCAGCTTCACTCTGCTCTGACTTCATACAGAACTCAGCTGTCAAAGATATTGATTTTGCCTCGGTTCATGCTTATCCTGATAGCTGGTCTGTATCATTCCATTTTCTGTACTGAATAATTTTAATTGTACCATGTCATTGATGCATCTTTTTTCCAGGCTACCAAAGGCAAGTATGGAAGAAAAAGTCAAGTACCTTTCTGTCTGGGTTGATTCACACTTGAATGACAGTGAATACGTCTTGAGAAAGCCTGTCCTGTTTTCTGAAGTAGGTTACCTCCAACATGCAGAAGCTAACAGCACAGTTGATAGAGACACTCTTCTAAAAGTTGTTTATGATAAACTATACAATTCAGCAAAAAAGCTGCAGGCAGGAGGTGGCGCTCTTATTTGGCAGTTGATGGTTGAAGGCACGCAGATGTACCATGATAACTTTTCCATGGTGGCACGGGATCGTCCCTCAACATATAATCTGATAAAGGAGCAGTCATGCCGACTGCAAAGTCTATATGGAAAAGAGGGAGACCCTAGTTGGCAATGCTCATTACCACCTTAGGGTTTTCTACTATTGATATCGAAACATTCCACTTCATCAGACACAAACTGGATTGCTGAACCAACAGCAAGGGTATGCTATTGGAGGTAAAGATGAAGATTAGGCAAATGGTCAACAGACATCTCTGTAGTAAATAGCTTGTTTATAGAATCATTGCTGAAGAGCTAGACTGCCAGTGGAGAATCcacttttgaaaacaaaacatgcATTCTGTCACATGATGTACATTGGACGGTTAATATGACCTAGAGGTCAAAATGAAAGGAGCACCAATACAAGTTATGGCATCGAATGCTGCATGTGCGAAAACCTCATATCTGTACCAAATGTGCATTAAAAAATGCTAAAATACATTATGTGTTTGTTATGGTG includes these proteins:
- the LOC136528809 gene encoding mannan endo-1,4-beta-mannosidase 6-like isoform X1, whose amino-acid sequence is MWRGTRMHSLLGVLLLLALAYLSWLPGRGPGGFKLPMPWLQPPMSFVGRAGTHFVDAVTGAPIYVNGWNSYWLLSARSPALSAEMLRRGRRMGLTVCRTWAFSDGGPGALQISPGRFSEPVFQMLDYVIYEARRNHVRLILCLVNNLDNFGGKAQYVQWAQAAGANVTNSTDSFFSHPTIKGYYMEYVKAILTRRNSYSGIKYCDEPAIFAWELMNEPRCVSNSSGPHIQAWIEEMAAYIKSLDTKHLITVGIEGFYGPGRGERLGVNPGDWAASLCSDFIQNSAVKDIDFASVHAYPDSWLPKASMEEKVKYLSVWVDSHLNDSEYVLRKPVLFSEVGYLQHAEANSTVDRDTLLKVVYDKLYNSAKKLQAGGGALIWQLMVEGTQMYHDNFSMVARDRPSTYNLIKEQSCRLQSLYGKEGDPSWQCSLPP